The following coding sequences lie in one Treponema sp. OMZ 790 genomic window:
- a CDS encoding glycoside hydrolase family 3 N-terminal domain-containing protein: protein MKHFFSVLLCCFFVHVFIFAANDDKNIKTHISKMSIEEKAAQVLMMSIEGKKTFPVYLNSYFSPYSPGAFILFGFNFSDTPQESAAYIKSVKQSIQKLSKTKVFIPPFFASDFEGGWVYRIKNIASPLPSPKEIAETFNEEDALSLYEQTAKQISLLGIHLNLAPIVEKIQEKNESFFDNRIFSSDEDVLVKYSQIFISGMEKGGVISTVKHFPGTASDPHLSKSIIDDSEDIFYKEFIRPFKRVIYDTDGVVLISHAEVSFIEKVPFCFSKIGIEKFLRNELKFKGMILTDDMAMKALKTDGRSTADNVISALSAGCDMVMCSEPKFKELVNVISNKIKQDADFANRIDDAVYNILKIKIKMGIIDELCMPIEKNKFDKEKFYKAKKAAEDILKKQKSSR from the coding sequence ATGAAACATTTTTTTTCGGTTTTGTTATGTTGCTTTTTTGTTCATGTATTTATTTTTGCTGCAAATGATGATAAAAATATTAAAACTCATATCTCAAAAATGAGTATTGAAGAAAAAGCAGCGCAGGTTTTAATGATGAGCATTGAAGGTAAAAAAACTTTTCCGGTATATTTAAATTCTTATTTTTCGCCTTATTCACCCGGAGCTTTTATTTTATTCGGCTTTAATTTTTCTGATACACCTCAAGAGTCGGCTGCATATATAAAATCTGTTAAACAGTCAATACAAAAATTATCCAAAACAAAAGTATTTATTCCTCCTTTTTTTGCATCCGATTTTGAAGGAGGCTGGGTTTATCGAATCAAGAATATAGCTTCTCCTCTGCCTTCGCCGAAAGAAATAGCTGAAACATTTAATGAAGAAGATGCTTTATCTCTTTATGAACAGACTGCAAAACAAATATCTTTATTGGGAATTCATCTAAATCTTGCTCCTATTGTCGAAAAAATACAGGAAAAAAATGAAAGTTTTTTTGATAACCGCATATTTTCTTCAGATGAAGATGTTCTTGTAAAATATTCCCAAATATTTATATCCGGAATGGAAAAGGGCGGAGTAATTTCGACCGTTAAACATTTTCCCGGAACTGCTTCCGATCCTCATCTTTCAAAAAGTATTATTGATGATTCAGAAGATATTTTTTATAAAGAGTTTATTCGGCCGTTTAAACGGGTTATTTACGATACTGACGGAGTTGTTTTAATTTCTCATGCTGAAGTTTCCTTTATAGAAAAAGTTCCGTTTTGTTTTTCAAAAATCGGAATCGAAAAATTTTTACGAAACGAATTAAAATTTAAAGGAATGATTCTTACCGATGATATGGCAATGAAAGCCTTAAAAACTGACGGCCGCTCAACAGCCGATAACGTAATTTCGGCTCTGAGTGCAGGTTGTGATATGGTGATGTGTTCGGAGCCGAAATTTAAAGAATTGGTCAATGTAATTTCAAATAAAATAAAGCAGGATGCCGATTTTGCAAATCGTATTGATGATGCCGTATATAATATTTTAAAAATAAAAATAAAAATGGGTATCATAGATGAATTATGCATGCCTATTGAAAAAAATAAATTCGATAAAGAAAAATTTTATAAGGCAAAAAAGGCTGCGGAAGATATTTTAAAAAAACAAAAAAGTTCTAGGTAA
- a CDS encoding metal ABC transporter permease, protein MNMEIILIAIIVSASCALCGVFLVLRKMSLMSDAISHSIIIGIVLGFFISKSLSSSIPLIGAVIAGMASVLFTEVLQKTKLIKSDTAIGLVFPFLFSLGVILVSLYAGNVHLDTDSVLLGELAFAPFDRINFFTISLPKSLVQMSGILLFDLIFIIVFFKELKLTTFDLNLAKSLGFSPAIMHYSLMFAVSLTCVGAFDSVGAVLVTALMIAPAAAALLLTNSLFYMIIISIFIASAASISGFYLAIKIDGSISGSMASMTGLLFLLVYLFSPKDGLIKRKLEQNKLKIDFAVKMLIVHLLHHQGEENMARECREEHLCEHINWSEKKAHTVVLAATRLRYIKKENGLLLLSSLGKKEAEKSITNT, encoded by the coding sequence ATGAATATGGAAATAATATTAATTGCAATTATTGTCTCCGCTTCATGCGCTCTTTGCGGAGTATTTTTAGTTTTACGAAAAATGTCATTGATGAGCGATGCAATCAGTCATTCAATAATAATAGGAATCGTATTAGGATTTTTTATAAGTAAAAGTTTATCTTCAAGTATTCCGTTAATAGGAGCCGTTATAGCAGGGATGGCTTCAGTTTTATTTACTGAAGTTTTACAAAAAACAAAACTTATAAAAAGCGATACGGCTATAGGTCTTGTTTTTCCTTTTTTATTTAGTCTCGGAGTTATTTTGGTTTCACTATATGCCGGAAACGTTCATTTAGATACGGATTCCGTATTATTGGGAGAATTAGCCTTTGCACCGTTTGACAGAATAAATTTTTTTACGATTTCACTTCCAAAAAGTTTGGTTCAGATGAGCGGGATTCTCTTATTTGATTTAATTTTTATCATAGTATTTTTTAAAGAATTGAAACTGACAACTTTTGATTTAAACTTAGCAAAATCATTAGGGTTTTCTCCTGCAATCATGCACTATAGTTTAATGTTTGCAGTAAGCCTTACCTGCGTAGGTGCATTTGATTCTGTAGGAGCCGTTTTAGTTACGGCTCTGATGATTGCTCCGGCTGCCGCAGCTCTTTTATTGACAAACAGTCTTTTTTATATGATAATCATTTCGATTTTTATTGCATCAGCGGCATCAATAAGCGGTTTTTATCTTGCAATAAAAATTGACGGCAGTATATCGGGTTCAATGGCATCAATGACAGGACTATTATTTTTACTTGTTTATTTATTTTCTCCAAAAGACGGATTGATAAAACGAAAATTGGAACAAAACAAATTGAAAATAGATTTTGCAGTTAAAATGCTTATTGTTCATCTTTTACATCACCAAGGTGAAGAAAACATGGCAAGGGAATGCCGGGAAGAGCATCTATGCGAACATATTAACTGGTCCGAAAAAAAAGCTCACACAGTAGTACTTGCAGCAACGCGATTAAGATATATTAAAAAAGAAAACGGTTTATTGCTTTTATCTTCTTTAGGAAAAAAAGAAGCGGAAAAATCGATTACAAACACTTAG
- the fliJ gene encoding flagellar export protein FliJ, translating into MKRFEFRLEKLLNLREFYEHQAEIELAHAIARKEHIDLELKQIAQLKIKTGTEFNPSTAEIDITELHAAQNYVILLDKKRDELLEKLIFAEQLIEEKRKTYIEAASKRKVISKLKEKKRELWEKENIKSEEKYIDDIITYKFGKNQVYFN; encoded by the coding sequence ATGAAAAGATTTGAGTTTAGACTTGAAAAACTTTTAAACTTACGTGAGTTTTATGAACATCAAGCAGAAATTGAATTGGCTCATGCTATTGCCCGTAAAGAACATATAGATCTTGAGTTGAAACAAATAGCTCAATTAAAAATTAAAACCGGAACCGAATTTAATCCATCTACAGCAGAAATAGATATAACCGAGCTTCATGCTGCTCAAAATTATGTTATTCTTTTAGACAAAAAAAGAGATGAGTTATTGGAAAAATTGATTTTTGCCGAGCAGCTTATTGAAGAAAAAAGAAAAACTTATATTGAAGCGGCATCGAAGCGTAAAGTAATTTCAAAGTTAAAAGAAAAAAAACGTGAATTATGGGAAAAAGAAAATATAAAATCTGAAGAAAAATATATTGATGATATTATTACCTATAAATTCGGTAAAAATCAAGTTTATTTTAATTAA
- a CDS encoding lipopolysaccharide assembly protein LapB, translated as MLSVFLEIVYERQLRKIDLKTLTSFIDLIKEEALSNGAEFFQVQSGSYFLFKKKSVAYVFSAARFLYNLNKILVSYKSKISEVRCITDCYEEEVSNEFLLESVSLYKKKLIPEEGLFVSTSASIKLSKYIDFNTAAAVADSSIFICDKFKFFENITNTQDKNIDKSASIIVHRNDSYFWALYNFILANPLDETCLEAMSAEDKNSFLSTKNVYTYLKKYRFSKEMPQYFIDAFLTNSSIFLKNYIKSKKLKYIKVFIDNTNDKKNIEEVEKIYAVNKYINIQPLDAGLPSIYNIPDDLLHLIYIILSSSKYFFYDEITDFLLSLNKSKNFFDDVYNWMYSMGLILLENNIYAVPYGLLEIIERRITLNKNIIDEHIAEFLWAKYKKGIISANAEAEKIFESLNFKCKPDFLLASIFHNYSDSSVEGLDLKKYKNEIFYDALKYYQNSIIANMDDSTSKSYALIKTAISFFQENKLESGEYRAFSLLALFHLTQNKISDAITYFSYALDNAEQSHDTSFICDALFNISVIYFLQNNLKQSMTFLDRLACAVDEYFEQEWKIPYLFMKGRVYLQIGEFNNAAESFKLAADFANLYFDKLEALCRAWYGRSLVYMGQIKSAQDILVKYVDYTDDASLFLLESFLFYPVLHNDLEKMDLDVSSLYDEPFNSGFAEFKNVKSGFSFVEDLVWFKIYNMSTGKKIFNAFYDYYSCKINFSEMYDLEKCKVFLSNLEVSAVESLYQNDPYSSLYMYLCYDLSVRLYGDNSSQTIAYLSKAFKSMQKNVLAIGENDIRDKYMQNNLWNSKLFTVAKNQKLI; from the coding sequence ATGTTAAGTGTTTTTTTGGAGATAGTGTATGAAAGGCAGCTGCGCAAAATAGATTTAAAGACTCTCACTTCTTTTATCGATTTGATAAAAGAAGAAGCTTTGTCAAACGGTGCCGAATTTTTTCAGGTACAGAGCGGTTCATATTTTTTGTTTAAAAAAAAATCTGTTGCTTATGTGTTTTCTGCTGCGCGTTTTTTGTATAATTTAAATAAAATACTTGTATCATATAAAAGTAAAATTTCTGAAGTCAGATGTATAACTGATTGTTATGAAGAAGAAGTCTCAAATGAATTTCTATTGGAATCCGTATCATTATATAAGAAAAAATTAATACCTGAAGAAGGCCTTTTTGTTTCAACAAGTGCTTCGATTAAACTTTCAAAATATATCGACTTTAATACGGCTGCAGCTGTTGCCGATTCTTCAATTTTTATATGTGATAAATTCAAATTTTTTGAAAACATAACAAATACACAAGATAAAAATATAGATAAAAGTGCTTCCATTATTGTTCATCGTAATGATAGTTATTTTTGGGCTTTGTATAATTTTATTTTGGCTAATCCTCTGGACGAAACTTGCTTGGAAGCTATGTCTGCTGAAGATAAAAATTCTTTTTTAAGTACAAAAAATGTTTATACTTATTTAAAAAAGTATAGATTTTCAAAAGAAATGCCGCAATATTTTATAGATGCCTTTTTGACTAATTCTTCTATTTTTTTAAAGAATTATATAAAAAGTAAAAAGTTAAAATACATTAAGGTTTTTATAGATAATACAAACGATAAAAAAAATATAGAAGAAGTAGAAAAAATATATGCTGTTAATAAGTACATAAATATTCAGCCTTTAGATGCAGGGCTTCCGTCAATATATAACATACCGGATGATTTACTCCATTTAATATATATTATTTTATCTTCAAGTAAATATTTTTTTTATGATGAAATTACCGATTTTTTGCTTTCATTAAACAAAAGTAAAAATTTTTTTGATGATGTATATAATTGGATGTATTCGATGGGGCTTATCTTGCTTGAAAATAATATTTATGCTGTTCCCTATGGCTTACTCGAAATTATAGAAAGACGAATTACTCTTAATAAAAACATAATTGATGAACATATAGCCGAATTTTTATGGGCAAAATATAAAAAAGGAATTATAAGTGCTAATGCTGAAGCCGAAAAAATTTTTGAATCCTTAAATTTTAAATGTAAACCTGATTTTTTGCTTGCTTCGATATTTCATAATTATTCGGATTCATCTGTTGAAGGTCTCGATTTGAAAAAATATAAAAATGAAATTTTTTATGATGCATTAAAATATTATCAAAATTCGATTATTGCAAATATGGATGATAGTACTTCCAAATCTTATGCACTTATAAAAACGGCTATAAGTTTCTTTCAAGAAAATAAACTTGAGTCGGGAGAGTACAGAGCCTTTTCTTTACTTGCTCTTTTTCATTTGACTCAAAACAAAATATCGGATGCTATTACATATTTTTCTTATGCACTTGATAATGCAGAACAATCTCATGATACATCTTTTATTTGTGATGCTTTATTTAATATAAGCGTAATTTATTTTTTACAAAATAATTTAAAACAATCCATGACATTTTTAGATCGATTGGCTTGTGCTGTTGATGAATATTTTGAACAAGAGTGGAAAATTCCTTATCTTTTTATGAAAGGGCGTGTTTATTTACAGATAGGAGAATTTAATAATGCGGCTGAAAGTTTTAAATTGGCAGCGGATTTTGCCAATTTATATTTTGATAAACTTGAAGCTTTATGCCGAGCTTGGTATGGACGCTCTCTCGTTTATATGGGACAAATTAAAAGTGCGCAAGATATTTTAGTAAAATATGTCGACTACACGGATGATGCTTCATTGTTTTTGTTGGAATCTTTTTTATTCTATCCTGTTTTGCATAATGATTTGGAAAAAATGGATTTGGATGTATCCTCTCTTTATGATGAACCTTTTAATTCGGGTTTTGCCGAATTTAAGAATGTAAAATCGGGCTTTAGTTTTGTCGAAGATTTAGTTTGGTTTAAAATATATAATATGTCAACCGGAAAAAAAATATTTAATGCTTTTTACGACTATTATAGCTGTAAAATTAATTTTTCTGAAATGTATGATTTGGAAAAATGTAAAGTTTTTTTATCGAATTTGGAAGTTTCTGCTGTCGAGTCCTTATATCAAAATGATCCGTACTCTTCATTATACATGTATTTGTGTTATGATTTATCTGTCCGTCTTTACGGCGATAATTCTTCGCAAACTATTGCTTACCTAAGTAAAGCTTTTAAATCCATGCAAAAAAATGTATTGGCTATCGGGGAAAACGATATCCGTGATAAGTACATGCAAAATAATTTATGGAATTCAAAACTTTTTACGGTAGCCAAAAATCAAAAGCTTATTTAA
- the fliI gene encoding flagellar protein export ATPase FliI, with translation MVDLFDKYTDAVAEIDPIKFTGNVVRVHDKLIESEGPIASVGELCQIITDDNPEGLKAEVVGLNGTTVQLMCFEDVQGVKIGDHVIASGEILSVPVGNVLLGRVVDALCKSADGKPEPYSAIRYPVVAPPPDAMTRKPIRQRIVTGIRAIDGLLAVGRGQRLGIFAGTGIGKSTLLGMIARNTNADVNVIALIGERGREVLDFIEHDLGPEGLKHSVIVSATSDQSALARIRGAYTATAIAEYFRDQGKDVMLLFDSVTRFAMAQREIGLAIGEPPATRGYTPSVFSSLPKLLERSGTSEKGSITGFYTVLVEGDDMNEPISDAVRGILDGHIVLDRNLAERGQYPAVNVLKSISRLANRVSGQNTKTASKRMRTLLKDYTESEDMINLGAYQKGSNSNIDDAIDHYPLIYDFLTQDVDDPAKLKDTLQKLSDITEVDIPPEEFDEAGLGLGAIKKYAQSSEASALYGNNSEV, from the coding sequence ATGGTAGATCTTTTTGATAAATATACCGATGCCGTTGCAGAAATCGACCCGATAAAATTTACCGGCAATGTTGTCCGTGTACACGATAAACTCATTGAAAGTGAAGGGCCCATAGCTTCTGTAGGAGAACTTTGTCAGATTATTACCGATGATAATCCTGAAGGATTAAAAGCCGAAGTCGTAGGTTTAAACGGCACCACTGTGCAGTTAATGTGTTTTGAAGATGTACAAGGTGTAAAAATCGGTGACCATGTTATAGCCAGCGGCGAAATCTTATCGGTTCCTGTCGGAAACGTTTTACTTGGACGTGTTGTAGATGCTCTCTGTAAATCTGCTGACGGTAAACCTGAACCTTATTCTGCAATAAGATATCCTGTAGTAGCTCCTCCTCCCGATGCCATGACCCGTAAGCCTATAAGGCAAAGAATTGTCACGGGTATCCGTGCTATTGACGGACTTTTGGCAGTAGGGCGCGGGCAGCGTTTGGGTATTTTTGCAGGAACCGGAATCGGAAAATCTACCCTGCTTGGAATGATAGCCCGAAATACAAATGCAGATGTAAACGTTATTGCTCTTATAGGAGAGCGGGGCAGGGAAGTTTTAGATTTTATCGAGCATGATCTGGGGCCTGAAGGTTTAAAACATTCGGTAATTGTAAGTGCAACCTCGGATCAAAGTGCTCTTGCAAGAATAAGAGGTGCATATACCGCCACTGCAATTGCAGAATATTTCCGCGATCAAGGAAAAGACGTTATGCTCCTTTTTGATTCGGTAACTCGGTTTGCAATGGCTCAACGTGAAATAGGTCTTGCGATAGGTGAACCTCCTGCAACCCGCGGCTACACGCCCAGCGTTTTTAGTTCTTTGCCTAAACTTCTTGAAAGAAGCGGTACTTCCGAAAAAGGTTCTATCACTGGGTTTTATACAGTCTTGGTAGAAGGCGACGATATGAATGAGCCTATTTCGGATGCCGTGCGAGGTATCTTGGACGGTCATATCGTATTGGATAGAAACCTTGCAGAACGGGGGCAATATCCTGCCGTTAATGTTTTAAAAAGTATTTCCCGTTTAGCAAACAGAGTATCGGGGCAAAACACAAAAACAGCTTCAAAGCGTATGCGTACCCTATTAAAAGATTATACCGAATCCGAAGATATGATTAATCTAGGCGCTTATCAAAAAGGAAGTAATTCCAACATTGATGATGCCATAGATCACTATCCGCTAATTTATGATTTTTTAACACAGGATGTAGATGATCCTGCAAAATTAAAAGACACCTTGCAAAAACTTTCTGACATTACTGAAGTTGATATTCCTCCTGAAGAATTTGATGAAGCCGGACTTGGTTTAGGGGCTATAAAAAAATATGCTCAAAGTTCTGAAGCCTCTGCATTGTATGGAAACAATTCTGAGGTTTAG
- a CDS encoding metal-dependent transcriptional regulator — MEISKITTENYLKSIVKFLSANDKDIITNGEIAKLLHVTPGTATSMAKKLEKEGYLEYQNRIGCRLTEKGKKYGLNIIRRHRLIETFLFKTLKMDKKDVHNEAENLEHAASDILIDKIDEYLGKPKRDPHGAIIPKKNQSNYRRTDMELSKLKCGTEYSVVRLKGSEAQFEYYKKINLKLNSKIKIENKNEESGLAEIIIDGNKISCSTMILKHIFVEKNIT; from the coding sequence GTGGAAATATCAAAAATTACAACCGAAAATTATTTAAAATCCATTGTTAAGTTTTTATCGGCAAACGACAAAGATATAATTACCAATGGTGAAATTGCAAAATTATTACATGTTACGCCCGGCACTGCTACATCTATGGCGAAAAAACTTGAAAAAGAAGGATATCTAGAATACCAAAATCGAATCGGATGCCGATTAACTGAAAAAGGTAAAAAATACGGCCTCAATATTATAAGAAGACATCGTTTAATTGAAACTTTTTTATTTAAAACTTTGAAAATGGATAAAAAAGATGTTCACAATGAAGCAGAAAATTTGGAACATGCAGCTTCCGACATTTTAATCGATAAAATAGATGAATATTTAGGAAAACCTAAAAGAGATCCTCATGGAGCAATAATACCTAAAAAAAATCAAAGCAACTATCGGCGTACCGATATGGAGCTTTCAAAACTAAAATGCGGAACAGAATACTCAGTTGTAAGACTTAAAGGTTCCGAAGCTCAATTTGAATACTATAAAAAGATAAATTTAAAATTAAATTCTAAAATTAAAATAGAAAATAAAAATGAAGAAAGCGGTTTAGCCGAAATTATAATAGACGGAAATAAGATATCGTGTTCTACTATGATTTTAAAACATATTTTTGTCGAAAAAAATATTACCTAG
- a CDS encoding metal ABC transporter ATP-binding protein: MCCDEHSKQNLIPAFCVEDLTLAYREKPVLWDIDVCVPQGAMEAVVGPNGAGKSTLLKAMMGILPIASGEIKIFGKSYKSQQKRIAYVPQRSSVDWDFPTTVFDVVLMGSYGNLGWIKRPGQKEKKEALSALEKVGMAEFAKRQISELSGGQQQRVFLARALVQNADLYFMDEPFQGVDAATEQAIVKLLKELKAGGKTLLVVHHDLQTVKDYFDRVLLLNVRLIAEGSVKEIFTEENLRKTYGGRIAYNSEKK, translated from the coding sequence ATGTGCTGTGACGAACATTCAAAACAAAATTTAATTCCGGCTTTTTGCGTTGAAGACCTCACCTTAGCTTACCGCGAAAAGCCGGTACTCTGGGATATCGATGTATGCGTACCTCAAGGTGCAATGGAAGCTGTAGTCGGTCCAAACGGAGCAGGCAAATCAACTCTTCTTAAAGCCATGATGGGCATCCTCCCCATAGCATCCGGAGAAATAAAGATATTCGGAAAATCGTATAAATCCCAACAGAAAAGGATAGCCTATGTGCCGCAAAGAAGCTCGGTGGATTGGGATTTTCCAACAACCGTCTTTGATGTAGTTTTAATGGGCTCATACGGGAATTTAGGATGGATAAAAAGACCGGGGCAAAAAGAAAAAAAAGAAGCCCTATCAGCCTTGGAAAAAGTCGGAATGGCAGAATTCGCAAAACGCCAGATAAGCGAACTTTCGGGCGGTCAACAACAAAGAGTTTTTTTGGCAAGAGCTCTTGTTCAAAATGCGGATCTTTATTTTATGGATGAACCCTTTCAGGGAGTAGATGCAGCAACCGAACAGGCAATCGTAAAACTTTTAAAAGAACTAAAAGCCGGCGGAAAAACTCTTTTGGTAGTTCATCATGATCTTCAAACCGTAAAAGATTATTTTGATAGAGTTCTCTTATTGAATGTAAGATTAATAGCCGAAGGAAGTGTTAAAGAAATTTTTACCGAAGAAAACTTGCGTAAAACTTATGGAGGCAGAATAGCCTACAATTCTGAAAAAAAATGA
- a CDS encoding metal ABC transporter solute-binding protein, Zn/Mn family, protein MTKRKLIPAGFMGFILLSLGFFSCSKAEQKNQTNDSGKIKITATIGMVADITKAVGGDEAEVQALMGAGVDPHLYRASAGDMEKLQKADIIFYNGLHLEAKMGEVLQKISSTRKTVAVAENIPKENLLPFEESEFDPHVWFDVKLWKYAAEAVYKALTEFAPQKKDIFQKNYEVYIAKLDELDEFIKKRTSEIPQEKRVLVTAHDAFNYFSRAYGFEVRGLQGISTVSEAGAKDVQELADFIAEKKLPAIFVESSVPEKNVKALQKAVKARGYDVSIGGELFSDAMGDDGSFEGTYIGMLTHNINTIIDALKK, encoded by the coding sequence GGATTTTTTTCTTGTTCCAAAGCGGAGCAAAAAAATCAAACTAATGATTCGGGAAAAATAAAAATTACGGCAACAATAGGTATGGTTGCCGATATAACAAAAGCTGTAGGAGGAGATGAAGCAGAGGTACAAGCTTTAATGGGAGCCGGAGTAGATCCGCACCTTTACAGAGCCAGCGCAGGAGACATGGAAAAGCTTCAAAAAGCGGACATTATTTTTTATAACGGTCTTCATCTTGAGGCAAAGATGGGAGAAGTTTTGCAAAAGATATCTTCTACCCGAAAAACCGTAGCGGTAGCGGAAAACATCCCGAAAGAAAATCTTTTGCCCTTTGAAGAATCGGAATTCGATCCTCATGTTTGGTTTGACGTAAAACTCTGGAAATATGCGGCGGAGGCCGTATATAAAGCACTAACGGAATTTGCTCCGCAAAAAAAAGATATTTTCCAAAAAAACTATGAGGTTTACATTGCGAAACTTGATGAGCTTGACGAATTTATCAAAAAAAGAACTTCAGAAATTCCGCAAGAAAAGAGAGTTTTAGTTACTGCCCATGATGCCTTCAACTATTTCAGCAGAGCCTACGGTTTTGAAGTCCGAGGTTTACAAGGAATAAGCACTGTAAGCGAAGCCGGAGCAAAAGATGTGCAGGAACTTGCAGATTTTATTGCCGAGAAAAAACTTCCGGCCATATTTGTTGAAAGCTCAGTTCCCGAAAAAAACGTAAAGGCCTTGCAAAAGGCTGTAAAGGCCAGGGGTTATGATGTTTCAATCGGCGGAGAACTTTTTTCCGATGCTATGGGCGATGACGGCAGTTTTGAAGGAACCTACATAGGAATGCTTACTCATAATATAAACACAATAATAGATGCTTTAAAGAAATAA
- the troC gene encoding transition metal ABC transporter permease subunit TroC, giving the protein MNEIINFFADYTLRNVFLGTMLLGIGSGAVGSFAVLRKQSLLGDAVAHAALPGVVIAFLITGSKMTFPLLIGAGLTGLIGTFFINSIVNTSKIDTDAAQGIVLGVFLGLGFLLLTYVQKLPGAGKSGLDKFIFGQAATITGQDVILIFTVETVILLTVLLFWKELKISTFDPGFSQSIGFSPKIIESILTVLIIITIVIGIQSVGVILMSALLLAPAAAARQWTDRLSIMCFLSAIFGAASGMGGAVISSQVLKMPTGPMIVCVLTGFTLISILFSPHRGIIQAKLKKIHIKNKILKEIKEEKD; this is encoded by the coding sequence ATGAACGAGATAATAAATTTTTTTGCCGACTATACTTTGAGAAATGTTTTTTTGGGAACAATGCTTTTAGGCATAGGATCAGGAGCGGTTGGAAGTTTTGCAGTCTTACGCAAACAAAGTTTACTCGGAGACGCGGTTGCACATGCAGCCCTTCCGGGCGTAGTAATAGCATTTTTAATCACAGGTTCAAAAATGACGTTTCCCCTTTTAATAGGTGCAGGTCTTACGGGACTTATAGGAACATTTTTCATAAACAGTATTGTGAACACCTCAAAAATAGATACGGATGCAGCACAAGGCATTGTATTGGGTGTATTTTTAGGATTAGGTTTTTTACTTTTAACCTATGTTCAAAAATTACCGGGAGCAGGAAAAAGCGGCCTCGATAAATTTATATTCGGACAGGCTGCAACTATAACAGGGCAAGACGTAATATTGATTTTTACGGTTGAAACAGTAATTCTTCTAACAGTTTTGCTTTTTTGGAAAGAACTTAAAATATCGACATTTGATCCGGGATTTTCTCAATCAATCGGCTTTTCACCCAAAATAATAGAATCAATTTTAACCGTTTTAATCATAATTACAATAGTTATAGGAATACAGTCTGTCGGAGTAATTTTGATGAGCGCACTTTTACTTGCACCTGCCGCCGCAGCGAGGCAGTGGACAGATAGATTAAGCATAATGTGTTTTTTATCGGCTATTTTTGGAGCTGCCTCAGGAATGGGCGGAGCAGTAATTTCTTCTCAAGTTTTAAAAATGCCGACAGGGCCTATGATAGTTTGCGTTTTAACAGGTTTTACTCTTATTTCAATATTGTTCAGTCCGCATCGAGGAATTATTCAAGCAAAGTTAAAAAAAATTCACATCAAAAATAAAATACTCAAAGAAATAAAAGAAGAAAAGGATTAA